The following proteins are co-located in the Gordonia polyisoprenivorans genome:
- a CDS encoding TIGR03364 family FAD-dependent oxidoreductase, whose amino-acid sequence MTSPGTSYDVVVVGAGIVGLAHAYHARRRGLSVAVVEHNDQVAGASVRNFGHACMTAQSGQTLDYARAGRRHWLYLAEKAGFWAAPTGTTVLARHADELDVMSEFSQAHGSAAAVLLDRDTVLERVPAAADGVVGGMYLPADLQVDPRAAAPRIAAWLETQGVTFFWRTAATSFDTGVVRTSRGELRAGTTFITVNHDIDRLFPEVAEDIGLQRCRLHMIKAAVPTRFPLTTPLFTGWSLLRYSAFETMPSVHRVAQRLHTAHPGYTALDLHQMYTPQPDGTLLIGDTHLREVTESPFQGEDGFACLLEVTRELFGVNSIDVIERWQGVYATAPGREFLLREPLPGTHIVTVTTGIGMTTGMGLAESSVTAAFDPSTSFAV is encoded by the coding sequence ATGACCTCACCTGGCACGTCTTACGACGTCGTCGTCGTCGGGGCCGGCATCGTCGGCCTCGCCCACGCCTATCACGCACGACGCCGCGGGCTCTCCGTCGCTGTCGTCGAGCACAACGACCAGGTCGCGGGCGCGTCGGTCCGCAACTTCGGGCACGCCTGCATGACCGCCCAGTCCGGACAAACCCTGGACTATGCACGTGCCGGACGCCGTCATTGGCTCTATCTCGCCGAGAAGGCGGGATTCTGGGCGGCGCCGACCGGTACCACGGTCCTGGCCCGGCACGCCGACGAACTGGACGTGATGAGCGAGTTCTCCCAGGCTCACGGATCGGCGGCGGCGGTACTCCTCGACCGCGACACCGTCCTCGAGCGGGTTCCGGCCGCCGCCGACGGCGTGGTCGGCGGCATGTACCTACCGGCCGACCTCCAGGTCGACCCACGTGCCGCCGCCCCACGGATCGCCGCGTGGCTCGAGACGCAGGGCGTCACCTTCTTCTGGCGCACCGCAGCCACGTCTTTCGACACCGGAGTGGTCCGTACTTCACGGGGTGAGCTGCGTGCCGGCACCACCTTCATCACGGTGAATCACGACATCGATCGGCTCTTCCCCGAGGTCGCCGAGGACATCGGCCTGCAGCGGTGCCGCCTGCACATGATCAAAGCCGCTGTGCCGACCCGTTTCCCGCTGACCACGCCCCTGTTCACCGGGTGGTCACTGTTGCGCTACAGCGCCTTCGAGACGATGCCGTCGGTGCACCGGGTCGCCCAGCGGCTGCACACCGCCCACCCCGGATACACCGCACTCGATCTTCACCAGATGTACACACCCCAACCGGACGGCACCTTGTTGATCGGCGATACCCACCTCCGCGAGGTCACCGAATCGCCGTTCCAGGGCGAGGACGGATTCGCCTGCCTCCTCGAGGTCACCCGAGAGTTGTTCGGGGTGAACAGCATCGACGTCATCGAGCGCTGGCAGGGTGTGTATGCGACGGCACCCGGCCGTGAATTCCTGCTGCGCGAGCCACTTCCCGGCACCCACATCGTCACCGTCACCACCGGCATCGGCATGACCACCGGCATGGGTCTCGCCGAGTCCAGCGTCACCGCAGCATTCGATCCGTCCACCAGTTTCGCCGTCTGA
- a CDS encoding LysR family transcriptional regulator, with translation MDLTIVHLRYFLAVAEELHFTRAAQRLHISAPSLSQQIQQLERRTGVTLFRRTSRQVELTADGAALVPLAREAIAAMDAVRAWADGSGTASVLRIGIAASSEMSNRLLATAVERHPDATWQIHGLPLTDALTALRSGEVDVSLMIADQPPAEPTGIVVRPLWSEDRVLVVNERHRLAGRDAVTLAETDDETFIGMRGGGDSQSWFVDPRPSGRHLEIRPLATHFDDVLQLCSGGVGVNICGSSAMVTHARPGLRYIPIVDLPPVTTYLCHPRAKPNALVDAFAAIAERIAAEIRS, from the coding sequence GTGGATCTCACCATCGTGCACCTGCGCTACTTCCTCGCGGTGGCCGAGGAACTGCACTTCACGCGTGCCGCGCAGCGCCTGCACATCTCGGCGCCCTCGCTGAGCCAGCAGATCCAGCAACTCGAACGCCGGACCGGCGTCACACTGTTTCGCCGCACCTCGCGGCAGGTCGAACTCACCGCCGACGGTGCCGCCCTCGTCCCGCTCGCTCGTGAGGCCATCGCCGCGATGGATGCCGTGCGCGCCTGGGCCGACGGTTCGGGCACCGCGTCGGTGCTGCGCATCGGGATCGCGGCGTCGAGCGAGATGAGTAATCGGCTGCTCGCGACGGCCGTCGAGCGTCACCCGGACGCGACCTGGCAGATCCACGGCCTACCGCTCACCGATGCACTGACCGCGCTGCGCTCGGGAGAGGTCGACGTGTCGTTGATGATCGCCGATCAGCCGCCCGCCGAGCCGACGGGGATCGTGGTGCGACCGTTGTGGTCCGAGGATCGGGTGCTCGTCGTCAACGAGCGGCATCGTCTCGCCGGGCGGGATGCGGTGACGCTGGCCGAGACCGACGACGAGACCTTCATCGGGATGCGTGGTGGCGGCGACTCACAGAGTTGGTTCGTCGATCCGCGCCCCAGTGGTCGACATCTCGAGATCCGGCCATTGGCAACGCATTTCGACGATGTGTTGCAGCTGTGCAGCGGCGGGGTGGGAGTCAACATCTGCGGGTCGTCGGCCATGGTGACCCACGCGCGACCGGGTTTGCGATATATCCCGATCGTCGACCTGCCGCCGGTCACGACCTACCTGTGTCACCCGCGCGCCAAGCCGAACGCCCTCGTCGATGCTTTCGCCGCCATTGCCGAGCGGATCGCCGCCGAGATTCGATCATGA
- a CDS encoding MFS transporter encodes MSSSMPIRAGTAVSPRDQRGPDRRPWVLVFGALFVCAWSGNQFSPLLLMYRDVEHYSSATVTLFLGVYVAGLAPALIIAGAVSDHLGRRLPMIAGVAFGVAGSALLAFDELGQFPIIAGRLLAGMSVGTAMSVGTSWLKELSAAPFDPAADRGAGARRASLAFTLGSASGALIAGCIAQWGPIPQILPFVLHIAVSAPFLVLIGRAPETVRPQASAPISARLRVTSARHRRFVRVVMICGPWLFVACGLSYGYQPVLLADAAGGLGLAYATLLSVIALGAGAAIQPLARRIDSQSSARGLIVALVILVVGMAVMLVAVTTDDLLVGVAASVVLGCGFGIGLVSGLLEVQRIAPAHELAKLTGVFYAVAYTGFAVPTLLAALTPPFTTVELLLILAALLLVSLLVVIGGSRKHLPATLG; translated from the coding sequence ATGAGTTCGTCGATGCCCATCCGCGCCGGCACCGCCGTGTCGCCGCGTGACCAGCGTGGTCCGGATCGTCGGCCATGGGTCCTGGTGTTCGGCGCGCTGTTCGTCTGCGCCTGGTCGGGCAACCAGTTCAGCCCGCTGTTGTTGATGTATCGCGACGTCGAGCACTACTCGTCGGCGACGGTGACCCTGTTTCTCGGGGTCTACGTCGCGGGATTGGCTCCCGCACTGATCATCGCCGGAGCGGTGTCGGATCACCTGGGCCGCCGGTTGCCGATGATCGCCGGCGTCGCCTTCGGTGTGGCGGGCAGCGCGCTGTTGGCGTTCGATGAGCTCGGCCAGTTCCCGATCATCGCCGGACGACTGTTGGCCGGCATGTCGGTCGGGACGGCGATGTCGGTGGGCACGAGCTGGCTCAAGGAATTGTCGGCGGCGCCGTTCGATCCGGCCGCCGACCGCGGCGCCGGCGCTCGTCGGGCGTCACTGGCGTTCACCCTGGGCTCGGCCTCGGGTGCGTTGATCGCCGGGTGTATCGCCCAGTGGGGGCCGATTCCGCAGATTCTCCCGTTCGTCCTGCACATCGCTGTGTCGGCGCCGTTCCTGGTGCTGATCGGCCGCGCACCGGAGACGGTGCGACCCCAGGCGTCGGCACCGATCTCGGCCCGGCTGCGGGTCACCTCCGCGCGTCACCGGCGCTTCGTGCGTGTCGTGATGATCTGTGGCCCCTGGCTTTTCGTCGCCTGCGGGCTCTCCTACGGCTACCAGCCGGTGCTGCTGGCCGACGCCGCGGGTGGCCTCGGGCTGGCGTACGCCACGCTGCTCAGCGTCATCGCGCTCGGTGCCGGTGCTGCCATCCAACCGCTGGCGCGCCGCATCGACTCGCAGTCGAGTGCTCGCGGACTCATCGTCGCACTGGTGATCCTCGTCGTCGGGATGGCGGTCATGCTGGTCGCGGTGACCACCGACGATCTGCTCGTCGGGGTAGCCGCGAGTGTGGTGCTCGGCTGCGGCTTCGGCATCGGGCTGGTGTCGGGGTTGTTGGAGGTCCAACGGATCGCGCCCGCACACGAACTCGCCAAACTCACCGGCGTCTTCTATGCGGTCGCCTACACCGGTTTCGCGGTCCCGACCCTGTTGGCCGCGCTGACGCCGCCGTTCACCACCGTCGAGTTGCTGCTCATCCTGGCCGCACTGCTCCTCGTGTCGCTGCTGGTGGTGATCGGCGGATCACGCAAGCATCTGCCTGCCACACTGGGGTGA
- a CDS encoding quercetin 2,3-dioxygenase, whose protein sequence is MTTTIDPDAMHDRAPIIDVLPGEAVPYRLASGEGLRYEIDNQLWTVIARTADTGGLFDAAFILGPRGAGAAFHVLPNHQRSYHVFEGSVQFWLPGRSRVLAPGDSIHVPPGTPVAYRMLGHCSRILFFSAPGGALDALAGSGAGVNSHIYSADARAGVKTPLIELFSSVGARAHDEAPAAASDEWDDALPSGPQGYFLRALTGDRRAWPDSLNSYQARGANTGGRYFSVLTLGGRSPYIPQHFHRHHTENFFVLSGRVWLYVNGVETLLTAGDYLHAPAGTIHSFAFDAHTTQMLGILTSDVFENFFDVTGEATDDLVYTEGLINPEHMMGKLGAAMADLDLEFVGPPPTRTRGLDL, encoded by the coding sequence ATGACCACCACCATCGACCCGGATGCCATGCATGATCGTGCCCCGATCATCGATGTCCTCCCCGGTGAAGCCGTCCCGTATCGCCTCGCGAGCGGGGAGGGGCTGCGCTACGAGATCGACAACCAGCTCTGGACGGTCATCGCGCGAACCGCCGACACCGGCGGATTGTTCGACGCCGCATTCATTCTCGGCCCGCGAGGCGCCGGCGCCGCATTCCATGTCCTGCCGAACCATCAGCGCTCCTACCACGTCTTCGAGGGATCGGTGCAGTTCTGGCTCCCGGGGCGCAGCCGTGTTCTCGCGCCCGGCGACTCCATCCACGTACCGCCGGGAACGCCGGTCGCCTACCGCATGCTCGGGCACTGCTCGCGCATCCTGTTCTTCTCCGCACCGGGCGGTGCGTTGGACGCCCTCGCCGGCAGCGGTGCGGGGGTGAACTCCCACATCTACTCCGCCGATGCCCGAGCAGGCGTCAAAACGCCGCTGATAGAACTCTTCTCGTCGGTCGGTGCACGTGCCCACGACGAGGCGCCCGCGGCGGCATCCGACGAGTGGGACGACGCGTTGCCGTCGGGGCCGCAGGGATACTTCCTGCGGGCACTTACCGGGGATCGGCGCGCCTGGCCGGACTCCCTGAACTCCTATCAGGCGCGCGGTGCCAACACCGGAGGCCGGTACTTCTCGGTGCTCACCCTCGGTGGCCGGTCGCCGTACATCCCGCAGCACTTCCATCGGCACCACACGGAGAACTTCTTCGTCCTCTCCGGTCGGGTATGGCTGTACGTCAACGGCGTCGAAACCCTGCTCACCGCCGGGGATTACCTGCACGCACCGGCCGGCACCATCCACAGCTTCGCCTTCGACGCGCACACCACCCAGATGCTGGGCATCCTGACCTCCGATGTGTTCGAGAACTTCTTCGACGTCACCGGCGAGGCCACCGACGACCTCGTCTACACCGAGGGTCTGATCAACCCGGAGCACATGATGGGCAAGCTCGGCGCCGCCATGGCCGACCTCGACCTCGAGTTCGTCGGTCCGCCGCCGACGCGGACACGTGGACTCGATCTCTGA
- a CDS encoding type II toxin-antitoxin system RelE/ParE family toxin has product MIQSFATKDTERVWARKFVPRLGPELTRVAHRKLQALDAAQRLADLASPPGNRLEPLSGDRAGQHSIRVNDQYRLCFTWTPVGPVDVEIVDYH; this is encoded by the coding sequence GTGATCCAGTCGTTCGCCACCAAGGACACAGAAAGGGTGTGGGCACGAAAGTTCGTACCCCGCCTCGGACCCGAGCTCACTCGGGTGGCGCACCGTAAGTTACAAGCCCTCGACGCCGCCCAGCGACTCGCGGACCTCGCATCCCCTCCCGGCAACAGACTCGAACCACTGTCCGGCGACCGCGCCGGACAACACAGCATCCGCGTCAACGACCAGTACCGATTGTGCTTCACCTGGACACCGGTTGGACCCGTCGACGTGGAGATCGTCGACTACCACTAA
- a CDS encoding alpha/beta hydrolase: MSSSPPDAVQRDVVYRTRPSGDLLLDLVGPSDLGPHPAIVFVHGGGWFTGDRTLCPDLHRHFAAAGFVMASIDYRLSGDARFPAQLHDVRAAIDHLRSRADEYGINPERIGVWGASAGGHLAALVGLNAHRARLPGEDADVDARVSAVAESYGPATLVAGDVAPGQPLPGGSAPALTPEGRLLGGDPADLGDAARAASPLYHVHRDAPPFQISHGTADVLVGDDHSRLLFRALADAGVEADLYLVDGYRHGFLNPPRRSDVPGPPAMDEGRLAAEGAAPALLHSARDGRQTQGRTDFGFDEIAGFFVRHLHPDASVSSSTPSRPAHTPGENS; this comes from the coding sequence GTGAGTTCCTCCCCGCCCGACGCCGTGCAGCGCGACGTCGTCTACCGCACCCGGCCGTCGGGTGACCTGCTACTCGATCTCGTCGGCCCGTCAGACCTCGGACCCCATCCGGCCATCGTCTTCGTGCACGGTGGCGGATGGTTCACCGGCGACCGCACACTGTGTCCGGACCTGCACCGTCATTTCGCCGCAGCCGGATTCGTGATGGCAAGCATCGACTATCGACTCAGCGGTGACGCCCGATTCCCGGCTCAACTCCACGACGTCCGCGCGGCGATCGACCATCTGCGTTCCCGCGCAGACGAATACGGCATCAACCCCGAACGCATCGGGGTGTGGGGTGCCTCGGCCGGCGGTCACCTCGCCGCGCTCGTGGGGCTCAACGCGCATCGCGCGCGACTGCCCGGCGAGGACGCCGACGTCGACGCCCGTGTGTCCGCCGTCGCCGAATCCTACGGTCCGGCAACGCTCGTCGCCGGCGACGTGGCACCCGGACAGCCGCTGCCCGGCGGCTCCGCACCGGCTCTGACTCCCGAGGGGCGGCTCCTCGGGGGCGACCCCGCCGATCTCGGCGACGCCGCCCGCGCGGCGAGTCCGCTGTATCACGTTCACCGCGACGCCCCACCCTTCCAGATCTCGCACGGTACCGCCGATGTCCTCGTCGGCGACGATCACAGCCGCCTGTTGTTCCGCGCGCTCGCCGACGCCGGGGTGGAGGCCGACCTCTACCTCGTCGACGGCTACCGGCACGGTTTCCTGAACCCGCCCCGACGATCCGACGTCCCGGGTCCGCCGGCGATGGACGAGGGCAGGCTCGCCGCGGAGGGGGCCGCTCCCGCTCTGCTGCACTCCGCCCGTGACGGGCGGCAGACCCAGGGCCGCACCGACTTCGGATTCGACGAGATCGCCGGCTTCTTCGTCCGTCATCTGCACCCCGACGCGTCGGTCTCGTCGTCGACCCCGTCTCGACCCGCCCACACCCCAGGAGAGAACTCATGA
- a CDS encoding MazG family protein has protein sequence MLSVSYRDVVPYRVLLSQPADERHLEMTVVLLDPLRPDMIPVRARAHLSGTVFVTEDVPTTVLWDLDHFEPVFAEDGIAGTLLSTDRRHPLVAARIAQGDQVIAATIPSGSDLLPAVALMDTLRRNGPWESRQTHASLRRYLLEEAYELLDAIDAGDQASLREELGDLLLQVLFHARIAADDPTEPFDIDAVARSFTEKVSGRTPGVLSGAHADLETQIREWEERKAAEKNRGSVLDGIATTAPALALTQKVLERLTAAGYPVQRIDPAVLSVTVTAGDDSVEDQARRRTLALMAQVRAAEERAARDGVTLDGPDSWAAVLDATAGLDGTAVPESVDADVAEGESRREVPAEARTEITDEIPVATESAAEEVGDSVAPGESGSSGAGVAVEVSEEEIIDVEVVDTTEPPTH, from the coding sequence ATGTTGTCGGTGAGCTACCGCGATGTTGTTCCCTACCGTGTGCTGTTGTCGCAGCCCGCAGACGAAAGGCACCTGGAGATGACGGTGGTCCTGCTCGATCCGCTCCGCCCGGACATGATTCCCGTGCGCGCGCGTGCCCACCTGTCCGGCACCGTCTTCGTCACCGAGGACGTCCCGACCACCGTGCTGTGGGATCTCGACCACTTCGAGCCGGTGTTCGCCGAGGACGGGATCGCCGGGACGCTGTTGTCGACCGATCGACGCCATCCGCTCGTGGCGGCACGAATCGCGCAGGGAGACCAGGTGATCGCCGCGACGATCCCGAGTGGCAGCGACCTGCTGCCCGCGGTCGCGTTGATGGACACGTTGCGCCGCAATGGTCCGTGGGAGAGCCGGCAGACCCATGCCTCATTGCGACGCTATCTCCTCGAGGAGGCCTACGAACTCCTCGACGCCATCGACGCCGGGGATCAGGCAAGCCTGCGGGAGGAGCTGGGAGACCTGTTGCTGCAGGTGCTCTTTCATGCCCGGATCGCCGCCGATGATCCCACCGAGCCCTTCGACATCGACGCGGTGGCCCGCAGTTTCACCGAGAAGGTCAGCGGCCGCACGCCCGGAGTGCTGTCCGGTGCCCATGCCGACCTCGAGACGCAGATCCGCGAGTGGGAGGAACGTAAAGCCGCCGAGAAGAACCGCGGATCGGTACTCGACGGGATCGCCACCACGGCGCCGGCGTTGGCGCTCACCCAGAAGGTCCTCGAAAGGCTCACCGCCGCGGGATATCCGGTGCAGCGCATCGACCCGGCCGTCCTCTCGGTGACCGTGACCGCCGGGGACGACAGCGTCGAGGATCAGGCGCGTCGCCGCACCCTGGCGCTGATGGCGCAGGTCCGTGCTGCCGAGGAGCGAGCGGCTCGCGACGGTGTGACCCTCGACGGCCCGGACTCCTGGGCGGCCGTCCTCGATGCGACGGCAGGGCTCGACGGTACGGCCGTACCGGAATCGGTCGATGCGGATGTGGCCGAGGGGGAGTCGCGCCGCGAAGTCCCCGCCGAGGCTCGGACGGAGATCACCGACGAGATTCCGGTGGCGACCGAGTCTGCCGCCGAGGAGGTAGGCGATTCGGTGGCGCCGGGTGAATCGGGCTCGTCGGGTGCGGGTGTCGCCGTCGAGGTCTCCGAGGAGGAGATCATCGACGTCGAGGTCGTCGACACGACCGAACCGCCCACACACTGA
- a CDS encoding M48 family metallopeptidase, whose protein sequence is MSSSTEVVASRAQFPGISSRTWEHPSDRTALTALRKLKGFDQVLKTLSGLLRERQHRLMYLATSARASDKQFADLDTLLGECVATLDAPTTPELFVTQSPIVNAYCIGMDTPFIVVTSAMYELMDHDEMRFVIGHELGHALSGHAVYRTMLMHLTRLAASIGFIPIGGWALRAVVAALMEWQRKSELSGDRAGLLCCQDLDVALRVELKLAGGKHLEQMDTQAFVAQAREYERTGDLRDGVLKLLNLELATHPFSVLRAAELSRWVDRGEYGRILSGTYPLRTDDDTAKFSDDVGEAARTYRDNFDESQDPLVKGLRDGLSGVVDGVGQAAADVAVTVNRKFSQWRTNAQQKYDEANQPPPAPDSDAPGSEPTES, encoded by the coding sequence ATGTCGAGTTCCACCGAGGTCGTCGCGTCGCGAGCGCAGTTCCCCGGGATCAGTTCGCGCACCTGGGAACATCCGTCCGACCGCACCGCGCTGACCGCTCTGCGCAAGCTCAAGGGATTCGACCAGGTCCTCAAGACGCTGTCGGGGCTGCTTCGGGAGCGTCAGCACCGCCTCATGTATCTGGCCACGTCGGCGCGCGCAAGCGACAAGCAGTTCGCCGACCTCGATACTCTGCTCGGTGAGTGCGTCGCCACCCTCGATGCCCCGACGACACCCGAACTGTTCGTCACACAGTCACCGATCGTGAACGCCTACTGCATCGGCATGGACACCCCGTTCATCGTGGTGACCTCGGCGATGTACGAGTTGATGGATCACGACGAGATGCGCTTTGTGATCGGACACGAACTCGGACACGCACTTTCCGGCCATGCGGTGTACCGCACGATGCTCATGCACCTCACCCGGCTCGCCGCGTCCATCGGTTTCATCCCGATCGGTGGATGGGCCCTGCGCGCGGTGGTCGCCGCGCTGATGGAGTGGCAGCGCAAATCCGAGCTCTCCGGAGATCGCGCCGGCCTGTTGTGCTGCCAGGACCTCGACGTCGCGCTACGGGTCGAGCTCAAGCTCGCGGGCGGCAAACACCTCGAGCAGATGGACACCCAAGCCTTCGTGGCGCAGGCCCGGGAGTACGAGCGCACCGGGGACCTGCGCGACGGCGTGCTCAAACTGTTGAATCTCGAGTTGGCGACCCATCCCTTCTCGGTGCTGCGCGCAGCCGAACTCTCCCGCTGGGTCGACCGCGGCGAGTACGGCCGAATCCTCTCCGGCACATACCCGTTGCGCACCGACGACGACACCGCGAAGTTCTCCGACGACGTCGGCGAGGCCGCCCGCACCTATCGCGACAACTTCGATGAGTCGCAGGACCCACTGGTCAAGGGGCTGCGCGACGGACTCTCCGGTGTGGTCGACGGCGTCGGGCAGGCCGCGGCCGACGTCGCGGTCACCGTCAACCGCAAGTTCTCCCAATGGCGGACGAACGCCCAGCAGAAGTACGACGAGGCGAACCAGCCCCCGCCGGCCCCCGACTCTGACGCCCCCGGCTCCGAGCCCACCGAATCCTGA
- a CDS encoding HigA family addiction module antitoxin, whose translation MPDFEPIHPGETLAADYLPDYGLSQRKLAELIHVPPRRINEIIHGRRAITPDTSIRLGRLFGQSETFWLNMQTRYDLEIARATTDVSDITPLAS comes from the coding sequence ATGCCCGACTTCGAACCGATCCATCCCGGCGAGACACTCGCCGCCGACTACCTACCCGACTACGGCCTCTCTCAGCGCAAGCTGGCCGAGCTGATCCACGTCCCTCCGCGCCGCATCAACGAGATCATCCACGGCCGTCGCGCAATAACCCCCGATACCTCCATTCGACTCGGACGTCTCTTCGGGCAGTCCGAGACCTTCTGGCTGAACATGCAAACTCGTTACGACCTCGAGATCGCCCGCGCGACAACCGATGTCTCAGACATCACGCCTCTGGCAAGCTGA
- a CDS encoding phosphonatase-like hydrolase, with protein MSTLPTELIIFDMAGTTVSDEGLVIASFRAADEHAGLSRTDADRAAMLDYVSETMGQSKITVFRHLANGNEEQAQSANKEFERTYAQLVGVGRCSPMPGAEELFSHCREIGVKIALTTGFAQQTQEAILEALGWSDIADVVLCPGEELRGRPHPDMPLAALITTRTSAVEAMIVVGDTASDVTTGLRAGAGLVVGVLSGAHDVEALRAAGAHEVVDSVADLRGLIRR; from the coding sequence ATGTCCACTCTCCCCACCGAACTCATCATCTTCGACATGGCGGGCACAACCGTCTCCGACGAGGGACTCGTGATCGCGAGCTTCCGCGCCGCCGACGAGCACGCCGGGCTGTCGCGCACCGACGCGGACCGCGCGGCGATGCTCGACTACGTCTCCGAGACCATGGGGCAGTCGAAGATCACCGTGTTCCGCCACCTCGCCAACGGCAACGAGGAACAGGCGCAGTCGGCGAACAAGGAGTTCGAACGGACCTATGCCCAGCTCGTCGGCGTGGGCCGGTGCTCCCCGATGCCCGGCGCCGAGGAACTGTTCTCCCACTGCCGGGAGATCGGCGTGAAGATCGCCCTCACCACCGGTTTCGCACAGCAGACCCAGGAAGCCATCCTCGAGGCGCTCGGCTGGAGCGACATCGCCGACGTCGTCCTCTGCCCCGGCGAGGAACTCCGCGGCCGCCCCCACCCCGACATGCCGCTGGCCGCCCTGATCACGACCCGCACCAGCGCTGTCGAGGCCATGATTGTGGTCGGCGACACCGCGTCCGACGTCACCACGGGGCTGCGCGCCGGCGCCGGACTCGTCGTCGGAGTGCTCTCCGGGGCCCACGACGTCGAGGCGCTGCGTGCCGCGGGCGCACACGAAGTCGTCGACAGCGTTGCCGACCTGAGGGGGCTCATCCGCCGCTGA
- a CDS encoding GntR family transcriptional regulator has translation MSVSPRYQEIYEALRHQIVDGTYQPGDELPPETVLMDQWQVSRGPIRQALYKLRTEGFIYTTRGRPARVRRPQSPTQTLSSFTPFSQWALTTGREPGNHTISVSRTRVTAEIAEALQIGVDDFLVEVVRLRTLDGIPALLERSRFTTDVGASLFDFDPDKGSITDHLVDEGVQFASMRHELDAVAADATDAEALQIDSGAPLLRERRTSYDPQGRPFEYSDDRYRPDQVTFSIMNTMTGDERG, from the coding sequence GTGTCGGTGTCGCCGAGATATCAGGAGATCTACGAGGCGCTGCGCCACCAGATCGTCGACGGCACGTATCAACCTGGCGACGAGTTACCGCCGGAGACCGTTCTGATGGATCAATGGCAGGTCTCGCGCGGCCCGATTCGGCAGGCGCTCTACAAGTTACGGACCGAGGGCTTCATCTACACGACCCGCGGACGACCCGCCCGCGTCCGACGGCCGCAGTCCCCGACGCAGACGTTGTCGTCGTTCACCCCGTTCTCGCAATGGGCGCTGACGACCGGTCGGGAACCGGGTAACCACACGATCAGTGTGTCCCGCACCCGGGTGACCGCCGAGATCGCCGAGGCATTGCAGATCGGGGTGGACGACTTCTTGGTCGAGGTGGTCCGACTGCGCACCCTCGACGGCATTCCGGCGCTGCTGGAGCGCAGCCGCTTCACCACCGATGTCGGGGCGAGTCTGTTCGACTTCGACCCCGACAAGGGGTCGATCACCGATCATCTCGTGGACGAGGGGGTGCAGTTCGCCTCGATGCGCCACGAACTCGACGCCGTCGCCGCCGATGCCACCGACGCCGAAGCACTCCAGATCGATTCGGGTGCACCGCTCCTGCGGGAGCGGCGGACCAGCTATGACCCCCAGGGGCGACCGTTCGAGTACTCCGACGACCGCTATCGTCCCGACCAGGTGACGTTCTCGATCATGAACACAATGACCGGCGACGAACGCGGGTGA
- a CDS encoding GntR family transcriptional regulator gives MPAQLSNAADEAYTATRERIISGALAGGTLLSEVEVGADLGLSRTPVHEAFLRLASEQFLTLIPRRGAVVSPVTATEAADVLAMRQAIESASARQVFAAGGPPAEFRELIERNLARQAGLAADADVDGFVEADDEFHLLAVRASNNPIAAHFYELLRGRQQRLRNVLLRIDPATLPASHDDHQRLAACLFAGEREEYERLLEAHLARYQGAI, from the coding sequence ATGCCCGCACAGTTGTCCAACGCCGCCGACGAGGCGTACACCGCCACTCGCGAGCGCATCATCTCCGGCGCGCTCGCCGGTGGCACGCTGCTCAGCGAGGTCGAGGTCGGCGCCGACCTCGGCCTGAGTAGAACGCCTGTGCACGAGGCGTTCCTGCGGCTGGCCTCCGAGCAGTTCCTCACTCTCATCCCGCGCCGCGGAGCGGTGGTCAGCCCGGTCACCGCGACCGAGGCCGCCGACGTGCTCGCCATGCGTCAGGCCATCGAAAGTGCCTCTGCGCGCCAGGTTTTCGCAGCGGGCGGTCCACCGGCAGAGTTTCGTGAGTTGATCGAGCGCAACCTTGCCCGGCAGGCCGGTCTCGCCGCGGACGCCGACGTCGACGGCTTCGTCGAGGCCGACGACGAGTTCCATCTCTTGGCGGTGCGTGCGTCGAACAACCCGATCGCCGCGCACTTCTACGAGCTCCTGCGCGGGCGGCAACAGCGTCTGCGCAATGTGCTGTTGCGGATCGATCCGGCCACCCTCCCGGCCTCGCACGACGATCACCAACGGCTGGCGGCCTGCCTGTTCGCCGGGGAGCGCGAGGAGTACGAGCGCCTCCTCGAGGCACACCTCGCGCGCTATCAGGGGGCGATATGA